A stretch of the Halomonas sp. CH40 genome encodes the following:
- the mfd gene encoding transcription-repair coupling factor, producing the protein MPTFSLLEPPAPKGARETLYWENPPGSAVALGLARLARKAPLLVITPSTADAQTLEQALSFYTETPVLPFPDWETLPYDSFSPHQDIVSARLRTLRQLQDGLHGIVLVPINTLMQRLPPVEYIAGRVMSLKAGDRLDREAFREALSRAGYRAVETVYEPGEYALRGALIDLYPMGVDAPIRIDLFDDEIETLRLFDPGSQRTTEKINDIELLPAHEYSLSRSAIACFRENFETLFDVDPRQCPLYNDALKAIPSPGLEQYLPLFFEQTASLFEHLSDATQVALLPGIREAAEQHWASIEARYANLGVDPTRPLLPPHRAFIASNDIFSAINQRPRVELTRDQDNRHAQVPQARTLPEVTINARSKTPLAALEHFLTTHTHTRVLFVVESRGRREALEDLLAPLALKLPYVSRFADFLDSQLPYAISEGLVAQGLWLESPDLAVITESELFGEVVRQSRRREKVTDDNEFAVRHLSELKEGAPVVHQAHGVGRYLGLETLEAGGQASEFLALEYANGAKLYVPVDSLHLISRYSGSADELAPLHKLGSDQWEKARKKAAEKIRDTAAELLDIYARREAQEGVVYAAPDDEYQRFAASFPFEETPDQQAAIEAVTNDMTSPQPMDRVVCGDVGFGKTEVAMRAAFLAAQSNRQVVVLVPTTLLARQHYENFRDRFADTAVNISLVSRFTQGKTMNDTLERIRNGQTDIVIGTHKLLSKSVELPRMGLLIIDEEHRFGVAQKEKLKTLRAEVDILTLTATPIPRTLNMAMSGIRDLSIIATPPARRLSVKTFVQRHEDGTIKEALLREILRGGQVYFLHNEVKTIENAAEKIRELVPDARVAVAHGQLPERSLERVMSDFYHRRFNVLVCSTIIETGIDVPNANTIIIERADKFGLAQLHQLRGRVGRSHHQAYAYLMTPPPKAMTRDAIKRLEAISASDDLGAGFTLASHDMEIRGAGELLGDEQSGQMETIGYTLYMEMLDRAVKAIRSGKTPNINAPFNTGVEISLNLPALIPADYIHDVQQRLVMYKRIANTQNREQLKELQVELIDRFGLLPAPLKNLIRQTQLRQRADQLGIKRLEAGETRGKITFESETPVDPMTLVNLIQRSPQQFRLEGSDTLRFELPMESVDARFKQLEALLDQLNQKVAAA; encoded by the coding sequence ATGCCGACTTTCTCTTTGCTGGAACCGCCTGCGCCTAAAGGGGCGCGTGAAACGCTTTACTGGGAAAACCCACCAGGCAGCGCGGTCGCACTGGGGCTGGCCCGCCTAGCGCGCAAGGCGCCCTTGCTGGTGATTACCCCCAGCACGGCGGATGCGCAAACCCTGGAACAGGCGCTGAGTTTTTACACCGAAACACCGGTGCTGCCCTTTCCTGATTGGGAAACGCTGCCTTATGACAGTTTTTCTCCCCACCAAGATATTGTCTCCGCACGCCTGCGCACCTTGCGCCAGCTGCAGGACGGCCTTCACGGCATCGTGCTGGTACCCATCAACACCTTGATGCAGCGCCTGCCACCGGTGGAATATATCGCCGGGCGTGTGATGTCGCTCAAGGCAGGTGATAGACTGGATCGCGAAGCTTTCCGTGAAGCGCTTTCCCGAGCAGGTTACCGCGCCGTGGAAACCGTCTATGAGCCAGGCGAGTACGCCCTGCGTGGCGCCTTGATTGACCTCTACCCCATGGGCGTCGATGCGCCCATCCGTATTGACCTGTTTGACGACGAGATCGAAACCCTGCGTCTGTTTGATCCGGGCTCCCAGCGCACGACTGAAAAGATCAACGATATTGAGCTTCTGCCTGCCCACGAGTATTCGCTCAGCCGTAGTGCCATTGCCTGCTTTCGTGAAAACTTTGAAACGCTTTTCGACGTTGATCCGCGTCAATGCCCTTTGTATAACGACGCTCTAAAAGCCATTCCCTCACCAGGGCTTGAACAATACCTGCCGCTATTTTTTGAACAGACGGCGTCCCTGTTTGAACACCTGAGCGACGCCACTCAGGTTGCCCTGCTGCCAGGTATTCGCGAAGCTGCTGAGCAGCACTGGGCGTCTATCGAAGCGCGTTACGCTAATCTCGGCGTCGACCCGACACGCCCCTTGCTGCCGCCCCATCGCGCCTTTATTGCCAGTAACGATATTTTTAGCGCTATCAACCAGCGCCCACGGGTTGAGTTAACCAGGGATCAAGACAATCGGCATGCTCAGGTACCGCAAGCCCGTACCCTGCCGGAGGTCACCATCAATGCCCGCAGCAAGACGCCGCTGGCAGCGCTTGAGCACTTCCTGACCACGCATACTCACACACGCGTCCTCTTTGTTGTTGAATCCCGTGGCCGCCGGGAAGCGCTTGAAGACCTTCTCGCCCCGCTGGCACTCAAGCTGCCTTATGTCAGCCGCTTTGCTGACTTTCTTGACAGCCAGTTGCCTTATGCGATTAGCGAGGGCCTGGTGGCGCAGGGTTTGTGGCTTGAAAGCCCTGACCTGGCCGTCATCACCGAATCAGAGCTGTTTGGTGAGGTGGTACGCCAGAGCCGCCGACGTGAAAAAGTAACCGACGACAATGAGTTTGCTGTCCGCCATCTTTCCGAACTGAAAGAAGGCGCGCCAGTCGTCCATCAGGCCCATGGGGTTGGGCGCTACCTGGGGCTTGAAACCCTTGAAGCAGGCGGCCAGGCCAGTGAATTTCTTGCCCTGGAGTATGCCAATGGCGCCAAGCTTTATGTACCAGTAGACAGCCTGCACCTGATTTCACGCTACAGCGGCAGCGCGGATGAATTGGCGCCGCTGCATAAGCTCGGCTCCGATCAGTGGGAAAAAGCGCGCAAGAAAGCCGCTGAAAAAATCCGCGACACCGCCGCCGAGCTGCTGGATATCTACGCGCGCCGTGAAGCTCAGGAAGGCGTGGTTTATGCCGCGCCGGACGATGAATATCAACGTTTTGCGGCCAGTTTCCCCTTTGAGGAAACGCCGGACCAGCAGGCCGCCATTGAAGCAGTGACCAACGACATGACCTCCCCCCAGCCCATGGATAGAGTCGTCTGCGGGGACGTAGGGTTTGGCAAGACAGAAGTCGCCATGCGCGCCGCCTTCCTGGCGGCCCAGTCCAATCGCCAGGTAGTGGTGCTGGTGCCCACTACTCTGCTGGCTCGCCAGCACTACGAAAACTTTCGCGACCGTTTTGCCGATACGGCGGTGAACATCAGCCTGGTATCCCGCTTCACCCAGGGCAAGACCATGAACGACACCCTGGAGCGTATCCGCAACGGGCAGACCGATATCGTGATTGGTACCCACAAACTGCTCTCCAAGAGCGTGGAGTTGCCCAGGATGGGCTTGCTGATTATCGATGAAGAGCACCGTTTTGGCGTAGCCCAGAAAGAAAAGCTCAAAACCCTGCGCGCCGAGGTCGATATTCTGACTCTGACCGCCACACCTATTCCACGCACCCTGAATATGGCCATGAGCGGCATTCGTGACCTCTCGATCATTGCCACTCCTCCCGCCCGGCGCTTATCCGTCAAGACCTTCGTTCAGCGCCATGAAGATGGCACGATAAAAGAAGCTCTGCTTCGCGAAATCCTCCGCGGGGGACAAGTCTACTTTCTGCATAACGAAGTCAAGACGATTGAAAACGCCGCAGAAAAGATTCGCGAGCTGGTGCCTGACGCCCGGGTTGCTGTGGCTCACGGTCAGCTTCCCGAACGCAGCCTTGAACGCGTCATGTCGGACTTTTACCACCGCCGCTTCAATGTACTGGTCTGCTCGACCATTATTGAAACCGGCATTGATGTGCCTAATGCCAACACCATTATCATTGAGCGCGCGGACAAGTTCGGGCTTGCCCAGCTGCACCAGCTGCGAGGCCGGGTAGGCCGCAGCCACCACCAGGCTTACGCCTACCTGATGACACCACCTCCCAAGGCCATGACCCGGGACGCTATAAAACGCCTGGAAGCGATCAGCGCTTCCGATGACCTCGGCGCAGGCTTTACTCTCGCCAGCCACGATATGGAAATTCGCGGCGCTGGCGAGCTGCTGGGTGACGAGCAGAGCGGGCAGATGGAAACGATTGGCTACACGCTGTATATGGAAATGCTCGACCGCGCTGTCAAGGCCATCCGTTCAGGCAAGACACCCAACATTAACGCCCCGTTCAATACCGGCGTGGAAATCAGCCTGAACCTTCCGGCTCTGATACCCGCCGACTATATCCACGATGTCCAGCAGCGGCTGGTGATGTATAAACGCATCGCCAATACCCAGAACCGCGAACAGCTCAAGGAATTGCAGGTCGAATTGATAGACCGTTTCGGGTTACTCCCTGCCCCCTTGAAAAACCTGATCCGCCAGACCCAATTGCGCCAGCGGGCGGATCAACTGGGTATCAAGCGGCTGGAAGCCGGCGAAACACGCGGCAAAATCACCTTCGAAAGCGAGACACCGGTTGACCCCATGACGCTGGTCAACCTGATCCAGCGCTCACCCCAGCAGTTTCGTCTTGAAGGCTCAGACACCTTGCGCTTTGAACTGCCGATGGAATCCGTCGACGCCCGCTTTAAACAGCTGGAGGCACTGCTTGATCAACTGAATCAAAAAGTAGCCGCCGCTTGA